Proteins from a genomic interval of Candidatus Binataceae bacterium:
- a CDS encoding polyprenyl synthetase family protein, whose product MMPPAALKVVETTLAEYGALTVGALRAYLAEAGEPRRYLYDLVADYPLRAGKMMRPSLCIATARVFGAEPAMALPTALAIELLHNALLIHDDIEDGSERRRGRPALHVIHGIPLALNAGDRLLLMSMRPLMRNRQILGDELAARMMEESERMARESAEGQALELGWREESNGLLRAADYLEMVLKKTCWLATIFPMRAGALIGSRGTLDLEPFVRFGFFLGAAFQIRDDLLNLSPGRHYGKELNGDLLEGKRTLMLIRLLDQATADEQAEVTRILRGPRIARTSRQVSRMRTLIDKYCCIDYAQALAEELAGAALHEFSRIYRGIPDSRDKRFIEAMALWVIERS is encoded by the coding sequence ATGATGCCACCGGCCGCATTGAAGGTCGTCGAGACGACGCTCGCCGAATATGGCGCGCTGACCGTCGGCGCGCTGCGCGCATATCTGGCCGAGGCGGGCGAACCCCGTCGCTACCTGTACGATCTGGTTGCGGACTACCCTCTGCGCGCGGGCAAGATGATGCGCCCGAGTTTGTGTATCGCGACGGCGCGTGTTTTCGGCGCAGAACCCGCAATGGCGCTACCCACCGCGCTGGCAATCGAACTGCTGCATAACGCGCTGCTGATTCACGACGATATCGAGGACGGCAGTGAACGCCGCCGCGGACGACCGGCGTTGCATGTCATCCACGGAATTCCACTGGCATTGAACGCAGGCGATCGTTTGCTGCTGATGAGTATGCGGCCGTTGATGCGCAATCGGCAGATCCTCGGCGACGAACTGGCCGCGCGGATGATGGAAGAATCCGAGCGGATGGCGCGGGAATCGGCGGAGGGCCAGGCCCTGGAGTTGGGTTGGCGCGAGGAGTCGAATGGGCTGCTGAGGGCGGCCGACTACCTCGAAATGGTCTTGAAGAAGACCTGCTGGCTGGCGACGATTTTTCCGATGCGCGCCGGCGCGCTGATCGGATCGCGCGGGACGCTCGATCTGGAGCCGTTTGTCCGCTTCGGTTTTTTTCTGGGCGCGGCATTCCAGATCCGCGATGATCTCCTGAACCTTTCACCCGGCAGGCACTACGGCAAGGAACTCAACGGCGACCTGCTCGAGGGCAAGCGTACCCTAATGCTGATTCGTCTGCTCGATCAGGCGACGGCGGACGAGCAGGCGGAGGTGACCAGGATTCTGCGCGGACCGCGAATCGCACGCACCTCGCGCCAGGTGTCGCGGATGCGCACACTGATCGATAAGTACTGCTGTATCGATTATGCGCAGGCGCTGGCGGAAGAGCTGGCGGGGGCCGCGCTGCACGAATTCTCGCGCATCTACCGGGGCATTCCCGATTCGCGGGACAAGCGTTTTATCGAAGCGATGGCGCTGTGGGTGATCGAGCGCAGCTAG
- a CDS encoding NAD(P)-binding protein: MKKRARDQRPIEVAVVGGGCGGIAAAFELSRPQHRGKYHVTVYQLGWRLGGKGASGRGVANRIEEHGLHLWMGFYENAFRLLRECYAELGRDPRTHPMADWRDAFVAEPFIGVGGAHSGERGRSWSVHFPPGDGLPGDPLSGYNPFTLASYMVRTAMLMQTLLGSAPTADDAGESDSGATSSSESPAARGLYDDLGAILPRLLKYGALTTVTGLISAARFIELIFKTASITLPDGLLALIEAMAESLHRQFNAIAESDPDLRPVWEVIDLLLAFQRGVLRFNLLNDPRGFDALNDYDTREWLRLNGAAQHSVNSDMMRGLYDLAMAYEDGHPRRPRMAAGLGLRACLRMFFTYRGAMMWKMQAGMGDVVFAPFYEVLRKRGVHFRFFHRLRKVELGDDARGAAHVTTLDFDVQAEIKDGLEYQPLIDRRGLPCWPSRPDYDQLRDGERLRAESCDFESHWEEPRAGRKTLRVGEDFDLVVLAIGLGAIPHVCKAILARDQRWRAMVQRVKTIPTQAFQIWLREDMETLGWKELPTTMSGYAKPFDTWADMRHLAVQEDWPCRPRAIVYSCGAMHESAQSRGRRDSSYASASSAQVRREAVRWLNRHGGDILPNAVHASGGFRWELLIDAAETAAGSGKHGAARFTSQFWTANVNPSDRYVLSLPGSTEYRISPLDYTYDNLTIAGDWTSCGLNVGCVESAFISGRLAAHAIAAAPALEEIIGYDHP; the protein is encoded by the coding sequence ATGAAAAAGCGTGCGCGTGATCAGCGCCCAATCGAAGTCGCGGTCGTGGGCGGCGGCTGCGGCGGGATTGCCGCGGCGTTTGAGCTGAGCCGCCCGCAGCATCGCGGCAAGTATCACGTGACTGTGTATCAACTGGGGTGGCGGCTCGGGGGCAAGGGCGCTTCGGGCCGCGGCGTCGCCAACCGTATCGAGGAGCACGGGCTGCATCTCTGGATGGGCTTTTACGAGAATGCCTTTCGCCTGCTGCGCGAATGCTACGCGGAGTTGGGGCGCGATCCGCGCACTCATCCGATGGCGGACTGGCGCGACGCCTTCGTCGCCGAGCCGTTCATCGGCGTCGGCGGCGCGCACTCCGGCGAACGCGGTCGCAGTTGGTCGGTGCACTTCCCTCCGGGCGACGGCCTGCCGGGCGATCCTCTTAGCGGCTACAACCCGTTTACGCTCGCGAGCTATATGGTGCGCACGGCGATGCTGATGCAGACGCTGCTGGGCAGCGCGCCGACGGCAGACGACGCCGGTGAGTCTGATAGCGGCGCGACGTCGTCCAGCGAATCGCCGGCTGCTCGCGGCCTCTATGATGACCTTGGCGCAATCCTTCCGCGATTATTGAAGTATGGTGCACTAACCACGGTGACCGGGCTGATCAGCGCCGCGCGCTTTATCGAGCTCATCTTCAAAACGGCGTCGATTACGTTGCCGGACGGCCTGCTCGCACTGATCGAAGCGATGGCCGAGAGTCTGCATCGGCAGTTCAACGCGATCGCCGAATCCGATCCCGACCTTCGGCCGGTGTGGGAAGTGATCGATCTGCTGCTCGCCTTTCAGCGCGGCGTGCTGCGCTTCAATCTGCTCAACGATCCGCGCGGCTTTGACGCCCTCAATGACTACGACACGCGGGAGTGGCTGCGGCTCAACGGCGCCGCGCAACACTCGGTCAACTCCGACATGATGCGCGGGCTGTACGATCTTGCGATGGCCTATGAAGATGGCCATCCGCGGCGGCCGCGGATGGCCGCCGGACTGGGGTTGCGCGCTTGCCTGCGGATGTTCTTCACCTATCGCGGCGCGATGATGTGGAAGATGCAGGCGGGGATGGGTGACGTGGTCTTTGCGCCATTTTACGAAGTGTTGAGAAAGCGCGGTGTCCATTTCAGATTTTTCCATCGCCTGCGTAAGGTGGAGCTTGGTGACGATGCGCGCGGCGCGGCGCACGTGACGACGCTCGACTTCGACGTTCAGGCTGAGATCAAAGACGGCCTTGAGTATCAGCCGCTGATCGATCGGCGCGGGCTGCCCTGCTGGCCGTCGCGGCCCGACTATGATCAATTGCGCGATGGCGAACGGCTGCGCGCCGAGAGTTGCGACTTTGAATCGCACTGGGAGGAGCCGCGCGCCGGGCGCAAAACTCTGCGCGTCGGCGAGGATTTCGACCTGGTCGTGCTGGCGATCGGGCTTGGCGCGATCCCACACGTCTGCAAGGCGATCCTCGCGCGTGATCAACGCTGGCGGGCGATGGTGCAGCGGGTGAAAACGATTCCGACCCAGGCGTTTCAAATATGGCTGCGTGAAGATATGGAAACGCTGGGATGGAAGGAGCTGCCGACGACGATGTCCGGTTACGCCAAGCCCTTCGATACGTGGGCCGACATGCGCCATCTGGCGGTGCAGGAGGACTGGCCTTGCCGGCCGCGCGCGATCGTTTATTCCTGCGGCGCGATGCACGAGTCTGCGCAATCGCGCGGGCGTAGAGATTCGAGTTATGCGTCAGCATCCAGCGCGCAAGTGCGGCGGGAGGCCGTGCGCTGGCTCAACCGTCATGGCGGCGATATTTTGCCGAACGCGGTTCATGCCAGCGGCGGGTTTCGCTGGGAGCTGTTGATCGATGCCGCGGAGACCGCGGCAGGAAGCGGTAAGCATGGGGCGGCGCGCTTTACCAGTCAATTCTGGACCGCGAATGTTAATCCGTCGGACCGCTATGTACTATCGCTGCCGGGCAGTACGGAGTATCGCATTTCGCCACTGGACTATACTTATGACAATCTGACTATTGCCGGGGATTGGACGAGTTGCGGACTCAACGTCGGATGCGTGGAATCAGCTTTTATTTCGGGTCGGCTGGCCGCGCACGCGATCGCGGCCGCGCCGGCGCTGGAGGAGATCATCGGTTATGACCACCCGTAA
- a CDS encoding universal stress protein, translating into MQRKAHTAYLRYVPTFTKILAPTDFSDDSKLALTYAIELALRFSAEIIVMHVDQPLSPVMIGDLSPGLDMGTVNRIAEEQRLMALKELDQVTARLRETGVKARSLMRVGAPFLEIISGAQSEGADLIVMGTHGRTGLVHVLMGSVAERVVNKAHCPVLTIRHPDRKFKHPLDK; encoded by the coding sequence TTGCAGCGCAAGGCGCATACGGCGTATCTTCGCTACGTGCCGACCTTCACCAAGATCCTCGCACCCACCGATTTTTCCGACGACTCGAAATTGGCGCTCACCTATGCGATCGAACTGGCGCTGAGGTTCAGCGCCGAGATCATCGTGATGCACGTCGATCAACCGCTATCGCCGGTGATGATCGGCGACCTCAGCCCGGGGCTCGACATGGGCACCGTCAACCGGATCGCGGAAGAGCAGCGTCTGATGGCGTTGAAGGAACTCGATCAGGTGACCGCGCGCTTGCGCGAGACCGGGGTCAAGGCGCGCAGCCTCATGCGCGTCGGCGCGCCCTTCCTCGAAATCATCAGCGGCGCGCAGAGCGAAGGCGCCGACTTGATCGTGATGGGCACGCACGGACGCACCGGCCTGGTGCACGTTCTGATGGGCAGCGTCGCCGAGCGCGTGGTTAACAAAGCGCACTGCCCGGTGCTGACGATTCGCCATCCCGACCGCAAGTTCAAGCATCCACTCGACAAGTAA
- a CDS encoding enoyl-CoA hydratase-related protein: MEFKEIIYEKSDRVAVVSYNRPERLNAWTMRMGAEARTAMLDADADPAIGAIILTGAGRAFCAGADMENLNSLAQGNTDQLAGVGRPLAGTEDLDPNFRGRFSWMMALKKPVIGAINGAAVGMGFANSLYCDLRVASDKARMGLIFTQRGLAIEFGASWMLPRIVGIANAMDLAVTGRLIDAAEGRQMGLINKVVADAELMPAARALASQIATQCTPLGVSKVKRLIYGHLFTDLATATTDDDQAAVEMLHSEDFKEGIKAYMEKRTPRFTGK, translated from the coding sequence ATGGAATTCAAAGAGATCATTTACGAAAAGTCGGATCGCGTGGCGGTCGTGAGTTACAACCGGCCGGAGCGCTTGAATGCCTGGACGATGCGCATGGGTGCCGAGGCGCGGACCGCGATGCTCGATGCGGACGCGGACCCGGCGATCGGCGCGATCATCCTGACCGGTGCGGGCCGGGCGTTTTGTGCGGGCGCCGATATGGAAAACCTCAACAGTCTGGCGCAGGGCAACACCGATCAACTTGCGGGAGTGGGGCGGCCGCTCGCCGGCACCGAGGATCTGGATCCCAATTTCCGCGGACGCTTCTCGTGGATGATGGCGTTGAAGAAGCCGGTCATCGGCGCGATCAATGGCGCTGCGGTGGGGATGGGCTTTGCGAATTCGCTCTACTGCGACCTGCGGGTCGCTTCCGATAAAGCGCGGATGGGACTGATTTTCACGCAGCGCGGCCTCGCGATTGAGTTCGGCGCGTCGTGGATGCTGCCACGCATCGTTGGGATCGCGAACGCGATGGACCTGGCGGTCACCGGACGCCTAATCGACGCTGCCGAAGGGCGTCAGATGGGGCTAATCAATAAGGTGGTCGCTGACGCGGAATTGATGCCGGCGGCGCGCGCGCTGGCCAGTCAGATCGCGACTCAATGCACACCGCTGGGCGTCTCGAAGGTCAAACGGCTGATCTATGGCCATCTCTTTACCGATTTGGCGACCGCGACGACGGATGACGATCAAGCCGCGGTGGAGATGCTGCATTCGGAAGATTTCAAGGAGGGCATCAAGGCCTACATGGAGAAGCGCACGCCGCGCTTCACCGGAAAGTAA
- a CDS encoding MFS transporter yields the protein MNVTRLSPSAANIVVPTIVGCALFMQTLDSTVIATALPVIARSMGQNPIRLNLAITSYLLSLAVFIPISGWVADRFGARTVFRAAIAVFTLGSIFCGLSSTLMELVLARVLQGFGGAMMVPVGRLVVLRIVPKSGLVDAMSWLTIPAVLGPVFGPPVGGFIVTYSSWRWIFFMNVPIAIMGVILVTLYIPDIREDEAVPLDFRGFVLTGLGLAGLVFGFETIGRGMLPAGLVTAVMTIGGLCAALYFLHSRRITNPIVDLKLMRIHTFAASVLGGGLARMGIGALPFLLAMLLQIVFGLTPFASGLITFTSAVGALTMKFTVSPIVRRFGFRSVLIGNGVISGLLLVSYAAFRPGFPTTLMIATLLAGGFFRSLQFTALNTVAYADITLPLMSGASTLSSMAQQLFLSLGVTVAALTLHVSLAFRGASTLSANDFAAAFVVIGILSLASTLFFVPLEYHAGAEVSGHQPAPALADDVIAQAD from the coding sequence ATGAACGTCACCCGACTCTCGCCATCAGCCGCCAACATCGTCGTTCCTACCATCGTCGGCTGCGCGCTCTTTATGCAGACGCTCGATTCGACCGTGATCGCGACGGCGCTGCCGGTTATCGCGCGCTCGATGGGCCAGAACCCCATTCGCCTAAACCTTGCCATCACCTCGTATCTGCTCAGCCTTGCGGTCTTCATTCCAATCAGCGGATGGGTGGCGGATCGCTTCGGCGCGCGCACGGTGTTTCGCGCGGCGATTGCAGTGTTCACTCTGGGTTCGATCTTTTGCGGCCTCTCCTCAACCTTGATGGAGCTCGTTCTCGCCCGCGTGCTGCAGGGCTTTGGCGGCGCCATGATGGTGCCCGTCGGCCGCCTCGTCGTCCTGCGCATCGTGCCGAAATCCGGGCTCGTCGACGCGATGTCATGGCTCACCATCCCGGCAGTGCTCGGGCCGGTCTTCGGACCGCCGGTCGGCGGCTTCATCGTGACTTACAGTTCCTGGCGCTGGATTTTTTTCATGAATGTGCCGATCGCGATCATGGGCGTCATTCTCGTGACGCTCTATATCCCGGACATCAGAGAGGACGAAGCCGTCCCGCTCGATTTTCGCGGCTTCGTCCTGACCGGATTGGGGCTCGCCGGGCTGGTCTTCGGCTTCGAGACGATCGGGCGCGGGATGCTGCCGGCCGGCCTGGTGACGGCGGTGATGACGATCGGCGGTCTATGCGCGGCGCTCTATTTTCTACATTCGCGCCGAATCACTAATCCGATAGTCGATCTGAAACTGATGCGCATCCACACCTTCGCCGCCTCAGTGCTGGGCGGCGGTCTCGCCCGGATGGGCATCGGCGCGCTGCCATTCCTGCTCGCGATGCTGCTGCAAATCGTCTTCGGGCTCACGCCCTTTGCCTCGGGCCTGATCACCTTCACCAGCGCCGTCGGCGCGCTGACGATGAAGTTCACCGTCAGCCCGATTGTTCGCCGCTTCGGTTTCCGATCGGTGTTGATCGGCAACGGCGTCATCAGCGGATTGCTCCTCGTCAGCTACGCCGCCTTCCGGCCAGGCTTTCCGACCACTCTCATGATCGCAACTCTGCTCGCGGGCGGCTTCTTCCGCTCGTTGCAGTTCACCGCGCTCAACACCGTCGCCTACGCCGATATCACGCTGCCGCTGATGAGCGGGGCGAGCACGCTCTCGAGTATGGCCCAGCAGCTTTTCTTGAGTCTCGGCGTCACTGTCGCCGCGCTGACCCTGCATGTGAGCCTGGCGTTCCGCGGCGCTTCGACCCTGTCGGCCAACGATTTCGCTGCGGCGTTCGTAGTAATCGGGATCCTGTCGCTGGCCTCGACCCTGTTCTTCGTCCCGCTCGAATATCACGCCGGCGCCGAGGTCAGCGGCCATCAGCCTGCCCCGGCGCTCGCCGACGACGTGATCGCTCAAGCCGACTGA
- a CDS encoding CaiB/BaiF CoA-transferase family protein has product MDNGNVLSGIRVIDCGTYVAGPAAATVMSDFGADVVKIERPGGGDLFRLFSRLPGNATAELDWCWTLTSRNKRSVAIDFANPAGRDAILRLVKTSDVFVTNYQRQLLRKFSLNYDDLSTVNPRLIYAHLTGYGDAGDDCDDPSFDALAYWARSGLMRTVTGLDGTPGSPRPGMGDHPTAMSLFAAVMLGLYRRERTGKGMRVTTSLMASGAWANGCDIQAKLCDAVFPERGADKHPPNPLAAVYLSRDQKMFLLVLIDPDNEFPRLCGDVFGQPELATSELFSTNSARGENAASLYAILQAQFEARDLAEWRAVFKQFDIKWSALPTRDEAVADPQMRASGAIVKMQGGKLETVNSPVFISGVEKQTPRMAPALGEHTREVLHELGYADPEIDSMIKSGAVTATP; this is encoded by the coding sequence ATGGATAATGGCAACGTACTTTCCGGGATTCGCGTAATCGACTGCGGCACCTACGTCGCCGGCCCGGCGGCCGCAACCGTGATGTCGGACTTCGGCGCCGACGTCGTCAAAATTGAGCGCCCCGGCGGCGGCGATCTCTTCAGGCTGTTCTCGCGTCTGCCCGGCAACGCCACCGCCGAGCTCGACTGGTGCTGGACCTTGACCAGCCGCAACAAGCGCAGCGTCGCGATCGATTTCGCCAATCCCGCCGGTCGCGACGCGATCCTTCGCCTGGTCAAAACCTCGGACGTCTTCGTGACCAATTACCAGCGTCAGTTACTGCGCAAATTCTCACTGAATTACGATGACCTCAGCACCGTCAATCCCCGGCTCATCTATGCGCATCTCACCGGCTACGGCGACGCCGGCGACGATTGCGACGATCCGAGCTTCGACGCCCTCGCCTACTGGGCGCGCTCCGGCCTGATGCGCACCGTGACCGGTCTCGACGGCACCCCTGGCTCCCCTCGTCCCGGGATGGGCGATCATCCCACCGCGATGTCATTGTTCGCCGCGGTGATGCTCGGGCTCTACCGCCGCGAACGCACCGGCAAGGGAATGCGCGTCACGACCTCGCTGATGGCGAGCGGGGCCTGGGCCAACGGCTGCGACATCCAGGCGAAGCTGTGCGACGCGGTTTTCCCTGAGCGCGGCGCCGACAAGCATCCGCCGAATCCGCTCGCAGCAGTTTACTTGAGCCGCGACCAAAAGATGTTTCTGCTGGTTCTCATCGATCCGGACAATGAATTCCCGCGGCTGTGTGGCGACGTCTTCGGTCAGCCGGAACTCGCCACCAGCGAACTCTTTTCCACCAACTCGGCGCGCGGCGAGAATGCCGCGTCGCTCTACGCCATCCTGCAAGCGCAATTCGAGGCTCGCGACCTTGCCGAATGGCGAGCAGTTTTCAAGCAATTCGATATCAAGTGGTCCGCGCTGCCGACGCGCGACGAAGCGGTCGCCGATCCGCAGATGCGCGCCTCGGGCGCGATCGTCAAGATGCAAGGCGGAAAGCTGGAAACCGTCAACAGCCCAGTCTTCATTTCCGGCGTTGAGAAGCAAACACCTCGGATGGCCCCGGCGCTCGGAGAACATACGCGCGAGGTCCTGCACGAGCTCGGCTACGCCGACCCCGAAATCGACTCGATGATCAAATCCGGCGCCGTCACCGCAACGCCCTGA
- a CDS encoding BrnA antitoxin family protein yields the protein MAKKIPDNRASRPDEDNPEWTQEDFARARPAAKILPEFIGAKATQELMRRGRGRPLKPDKKVNQTLRMDADVLAAYRRAGKGWQTRINEVLRQHMPQRSR from the coding sequence ATGGCAAAAAAGATCCCGGATAATCGGGCCTCGCGCCCCGACGAAGACAATCCGGAATGGACTCAAGAAGATTTCGCGAGGGCGCGGCCAGCGGCAAAAATTCTCCCGGAATTTATTGGCGCAAAGGCGACGCAGGAGTTGATGCGTCGAGGTCGCGGCAGACCGCTAAAGCCGGACAAGAAGGTCAATCAGACGCTCCGAATGGACGCAGACGTGCTGGCAGCCTACCGCCGCGCGGGTAAAGGCTGGCAGACACGTATTAATGAAGTGCTGCGGCAACACATGCCACAGCGCTCAAGGTAG
- a CDS encoding MaoC family dehydratase N-terminal domain-containing protein codes for MADFASELIGKVFAASAPVRVTAEMIADFCAAVGETNPLHLDAEFARRGPYGVIVAPLSVSGSFRAAEDIFDHLPPSERRLLASMELEFLAPIRAEDTITISSAVTEIYEKTGRSGVMVFTVIRSTLTNQDGAIVTRLDHRFTSRK; via the coding sequence ATGGCGGATTTCGCAAGCGAGCTGATTGGGAAGGTTTTCGCGGCGAGCGCACCGGTGCGAGTGACCGCCGAGATGATCGCGGACTTCTGCGCGGCGGTCGGCGAGACCAATCCGCTCCATCTCGACGCGGAGTTTGCCCGGCGCGGACCGTATGGTGTGATCGTCGCGCCGCTGTCGGTCTCGGGCAGTTTTCGCGCCGCTGAAGACATCTTCGATCATCTACCGCCCAGTGAGCGGCGGCTGCTGGCCTCGATGGAGCTGGAATTCCTCGCGCCGATCCGGGCCGAGGATACGATCACGATCTCATCCGCAGTCACGGAAATCTATGAAAAGACCGGGCGCAGCGGCGTGATGGTCTTTACGGTGATCCGCTCGACCTTGACCAATCAGGACGGCGCGATCGTCACGCGCCTCGACCATCGCTTCACCAGCCGCAAGTAG
- a CDS encoding alpha/beta hydrolase yields MAASANNRYEIDITDVEYLRHNGKPLLARLFKPRGAGPFPIIVEVHGGAWCLMDRTHDAAVNEPLARSGVIVVALDFRMPPEAMYPASMADINYGIRWVKSHAASMGGSPARVGVMGSSSGGHQAMLAAMRPRDTRYASIPLNTEGPQPDATVNCVVMLWPVIDPLGRYQYAKQLKAAAEPAPQFVDLVLPLHDKYWRSEAEMAEGNPTRALERGEPAEFPPALYVQGLLDQAHPRPHLERFVAEYRKAGGHLELAMFEGEAEGFIVRRPEAPESIRAIATIIDFVHAQNC; encoded by the coding sequence ATGGCTGCAAGCGCAAACAATCGCTACGAGATCGACATTACCGACGTCGAATATCTGCGGCACAACGGCAAGCCCCTACTCGCGCGCCTGTTCAAACCGCGCGGCGCCGGTCCGTTCCCGATCATCGTCGAGGTCCATGGCGGCGCCTGGTGCCTGATGGATCGCACGCACGATGCCGCGGTCAACGAACCGCTCGCGCGCAGCGGCGTCATCGTTGTCGCGCTGGATTTCCGGATGCCGCCCGAGGCGATGTATCCGGCCTCCATGGCGGACATCAATTACGGTATCCGGTGGGTCAAAAGCCATGCGGCCTCGATGGGTGGAAGTCCGGCGCGAGTCGGCGTGATGGGCAGTTCGAGCGGCGGCCATCAGGCGATGCTCGCGGCGATGCGCCCGCGCGATACGCGCTATGCGTCGATCCCGCTCAACACGGAGGGTCCGCAACCTGACGCCACCGTGAATTGCGTTGTGATGCTCTGGCCGGTGATCGACCCACTCGGCCGTTACCAGTACGCCAAACAACTGAAAGCCGCGGCCGAGCCTGCTCCGCAGTTCGTCGATCTCGTGCTCCCTCTCCATGACAAATATTGGCGGAGCGAAGCCGAGATGGCCGAGGGCAATCCGACCCGAGCGCTTGAGCGTGGCGAGCCGGCCGAGTTCCCGCCTGCACTCTACGTCCAGGGCTTACTCGATCAGGCGCATCCGCGGCCGCACCTCGAGCGCTTTGTCGCGGAGTATCGGAAAGCCGGCGGACATCTCGAACTCGCGATGTTTGAGGGTGAGGCCGAGGGCTTCATCGTCCGCCGCCCCGAAGCGCCCGAATCGATCCGCGCGATCGCAACAATCATCGATTTCGTCCACGCGCAAAACTGCTAA
- a CDS encoding carboxymuconolactone decarboxylase family protein → MALLPYLDERDASPEVLKILQRPLVLNVQRMTAHAQQLFPARSRLSNALMTRIVLDSRLREIAILRTAKVCRSVYEWTQHVPPAKHVGVTDAQIAAIDNWPAADCFSELERLVLRFTDEVNANVKGTRATLEGLKHHLSPAEIIELLIIIGHWRQTASILETLEVDLDEFAGKVNILDSLEKLP, encoded by the coding sequence ATGGCGCTGCTGCCCTATCTCGACGAACGCGACGCCTCACCCGAGGTGCTGAAAATTCTCCAGCGCCCACTGGTGCTCAATGTGCAGCGGATGACGGCGCACGCGCAGCAGCTATTCCCGGCGCGGAGCCGATTGAGCAACGCGCTGATGACGCGCATCGTCCTCGATTCGCGGCTGCGCGAAATCGCAATCCTGCGCACCGCCAAAGTTTGCCGATCAGTGTACGAATGGACGCAGCATGTGCCGCCCGCGAAGCATGTCGGCGTGACCGACGCTCAAATCGCCGCGATCGACAATTGGCCGGCCGCCGATTGTTTCAGCGAGCTCGAGCGGCTCGTCCTGCGATTCACCGACGAGGTCAATGCAAACGTCAAAGGAACGCGCGCTACGCTCGAGGGCCTGAAACACCATCTGAGCCCCGCAGAGATCATCGAGTTGCTGATCATCATCGGCCACTGGCGGCAAACCGCGAGCATCCTCGAGACTCTCGAAGTTGACCTCGACGAATTCGCCGGCAAGGTCAACATCCTCGACAGCTTGGAAAAGCTTCCGTGA
- a CDS encoding BMP family protein, with product MNWAQRGLPRWGFVRLGALLIFAIVQIAIISACRSAATVPVAAPGFRVALLTPGPVSDGGWNAAAFDGLQLIKQRLGAETAMVQTRSPADFDDAFRDFASRGFDLIFAHGFEYSDEALKVASSFPNSYFIVSSGAASSSNVASLTFNVDEATYVEGVLAGGVSKSGVAGAIGGIELPSIRMTFEGFKRGFLSVQPKGRVLISYTGNFDDIGAAKEAALAQVSQGADVLIHNADAAGLGVFEAAQQTHVFAFGAFNNQNNVAPDVVLASAVTSTPLAFLKIAQEVKAKQFHPGMLEFGMKDGMVNLVLNPKLESHIPGFALERARRVEQEFISGQALAGGS from the coding sequence ATGAACTGGGCACAGCGCGGTCTCCCGCGTTGGGGATTTGTGCGGCTGGGCGCTCTGCTGATCTTCGCGATCGTGCAGATCGCCATAATCAGCGCCTGCCGGTCTGCAGCCACAGTTCCCGTTGCGGCGCCAGGGTTTCGGGTGGCGTTGCTTACGCCCGGGCCGGTCAGCGATGGCGGCTGGAACGCCGCGGCGTTCGACGGCCTGCAACTAATCAAGCAGCGGCTTGGCGCCGAGACTGCGATGGTGCAGACGCGCTCGCCGGCGGACTTCGATGATGCCTTTCGCGACTTTGCCTCGCGCGGCTTCGACCTCATCTTCGCGCACGGCTTCGAGTACAGCGATGAGGCGCTTAAAGTCGCGAGCAGCTTTCCGAACTCTTACTTTATCGTCAGTTCCGGTGCGGCGTCGTCGAGTAATGTCGCGTCGCTGACCTTCAACGTCGATGAGGCAACTTACGTCGAAGGCGTACTGGCCGGCGGCGTGTCGAAGAGCGGAGTGGCCGGCGCGATCGGTGGAATCGAACTGCCATCGATCCGGATGACCTTCGAGGGCTTCAAGCGCGGATTTCTTTCGGTTCAACCGAAGGGGCGAGTGCTAATCAGTTACACGGGAAACTTTGACGATATCGGCGCGGCTAAAGAGGCCGCGCTCGCGCAAGTCAGCCAGGGTGCGGACGTCCTGATCCATAACGCGGACGCCGCGGGCCTCGGCGTCTTCGAGGCGGCGCAGCAGACGCATGTGTTCGCGTTCGGGGCGTTCAACAATCAGAACAACGTCGCGCCGGACGTGGTCTTGGCGAGCGCCGTGACCTCGACGCCGCTGGCCTTCCTTAAGATCGCGCAGGAGGTGAAAGCGAAGCAGTTCCATCCGGGGATGCTCGAATTCGGGATGAAAGACGGGATGGTAAATCTGGTCCTGAATCCGAAGCTCGAATCGCACATCCCGGGCTTCGCGCTCGAGCGTGCGCGCAGAGTCGAGCAGGAATTCATCAGCGGCCAGGCGCTCGCGGGCGGCTCGTGA